A single Paratractidigestivibacter faecalis DNA region contains:
- a CDS encoding FtsX-like permease family protein, with the protein MKPGKPAFAPRSAFGIGVLRTVRGSLKRFVALATICALGVTMICGLKVACIDLRASADAFFDAQDLFDLRVQSTLGLTEDDVSALAAIDGVEAAEGGWVETCYTTVGSSSEKVDVKALSPSGMNQPCVLDGHLPVTSDQVAVTRRFLDESGLALGDEVTFRGASDGEKDAGAVEEDATADASSTAVFSRQTYTICGVVLDPTDINAGNGTMSFRASGGSQYAFFVLPAAVTTDVYTAVYLRVDGAESPLCYSAGYEASVDAVKARVEAIKSEREEVRRQGILDDASSQIDSAEKDALAQLGDAAAQLDDAQAQLDSGAAELADGRAQLDAKSADAASQLDAAQAQLDAGRAELVANQRQVTDGLNQIAAGLGCDVDGIGDALAAGRSQLSEARGQLKASAQMLSSLMGDEWPAEAWSRLEGAQTPEEARAAAADVNAVLVPFVSEAQGAIDDLVTVVESDEFQQLRDTYENLPQWLRDRVDAAVAQAPATVQKLLRAILEMPTDQMASQLRDLRSQVGQLSGLADGMVQIVEGQAQLDEAEAGWRRLVAAQSQLDDAAARLADGQAELDAQRASAQSQLDDAARQLADSEAQLADGRSELEEGRATYERERADALAKIAEARGRLSDVDEATWYVQTRDALSSYSSVESDASSIEAIGTVIPIVFFVVAVLISLTTMTRMVEEERGLIGLYKALGYSRRRILSKYVLYAGAACLAGGLVGNLLGFVVLPLILFTIFQTMYALPAFLLQFDVAYAVGSVALFALGIVGATALTCRRELAEQPAALMRPKAPKAGSRILLERVRPLWRRLSFLNKVTARNIFRYKRRFFMTVFGIAGCTALLVCGFGIRDTVLSLSSRQYGQEGVSRYDLMLVTSAADLEGVAQDLDADAQVQSFLPVSVDSVTVSHGDAAESMQVYVVPDGLDLSGYVSLTDDAGNTIDLASVGTVITKNAEQILGFSMGQEVHVQDSSLAEADVPVAAICQNYLGNSLFMTESAYREAFGAEPQLNGLLVSLDGTDAQKIALSERLSTDSRTLSVVSTTKLVEDFSSAFTLINTVVYVVIVLAAALSFTVVFTLSNTNISERERELATIKVLGFKRPEVHRYINKETLILTGLGVAVGLPAGYALTRSLTWILKMPSLYFDTLVAWPSYVLAAVLAFAFTLLVNAMTNRALDRVDMVGALKSAE; encoded by the coding sequence GTGAAGCCCGGAAAGCCCGCATTCGCCCCGCGCTCCGCCTTTGGCATCGGCGTCCTGCGCACTGTGCGCGGAAGCCTCAAGCGCTTTGTGGCGCTGGCCACCATTTGCGCCCTGGGCGTGACCATGATCTGCGGCCTCAAGGTGGCCTGCATTGACCTGCGTGCCTCCGCAGACGCCTTCTTTGACGCCCAGGACCTCTTTGACCTGCGCGTCCAGTCCACGCTGGGCCTGACCGAAGACGACGTCAGCGCGCTGGCGGCCATCGACGGCGTGGAGGCGGCCGAGGGCGGCTGGGTGGAGACCTGCTACACAACCGTGGGCTCCTCGTCCGAGAAGGTGGACGTCAAGGCTCTCAGCCCCTCCGGCATGAACCAGCCCTGCGTGCTCGACGGCCACCTGCCGGTGACGTCCGACCAGGTGGCCGTGACCAGGCGCTTCCTGGACGAGAGCGGCCTTGCCCTGGGCGACGAGGTCACCTTCCGCGGCGCCTCCGACGGCGAGAAGGACGCGGGCGCGGTCGAAGAGGACGCCACCGCGGATGCCTCCTCGACCGCGGTCTTTTCTCGCCAGACGTACACCATCTGCGGCGTGGTGCTTGACCCCACCGATATCAACGCGGGCAACGGCACGATGTCGTTTCGGGCGAGCGGAGGCTCCCAGTACGCGTTCTTCGTGCTGCCGGCCGCGGTGACCACGGACGTGTACACGGCCGTCTACCTGCGCGTTGATGGTGCGGAGAGCCCCCTTTGCTACTCGGCTGGCTACGAGGCCTCCGTTGACGCCGTCAAGGCCCGCGTGGAGGCCATCAAGTCCGAGCGCGAGGAGGTCCGCCGCCAGGGCATCCTGGACGACGCCAGCTCCCAGATAGACTCCGCCGAGAAGGACGCGCTCGCGCAGTTGGGCGACGCGGCCGCCCAGCTGGACGACGCGCAGGCGCAGCTCGACTCCGGGGCCGCCGAGCTCGCGGACGGTCGCGCCCAGCTTGACGCCAAGTCCGCAGACGCCGCCTCGCAGCTTGACGCGGCACAGGCCCAGCTCGATGCCGGCCGCGCGGAGCTTGTCGCCAACCAACGACAGGTCACGGACGGTCTGAACCAGATTGCCGCGGGCCTGGGCTGCGACGTCGACGGCATTGGCGACGCGCTGGCCGCCGGGCGCTCCCAGCTCTCCGAGGCAAGGGGGCAGCTCAAGGCAAGTGCCCAGATGCTGTCCTCGCTCATGGGAGACGAGTGGCCCGCCGAGGCGTGGTCTCGCCTGGAGGGTGCCCAGACGCCCGAGGAGGCCCGGGCTGCGGCGGCAGACGTCAACGCCGTCCTGGTGCCCTTTGTGAGCGAGGCCCAGGGCGCCATAGACGATCTTGTGACCGTCGTGGAGTCCGACGAGTTCCAGCAGCTCAGGGACACCTACGAGAACCTCCCGCAGTGGCTGCGCGACCGTGTTGACGCCGCCGTGGCCCAGGCTCCCGCCACGGTGCAGAAGCTCCTGCGCGCCATCCTGGAGATGCCCACCGACCAGATGGCCTCCCAGCTGCGCGACCTGCGCTCCCAGGTGGGTCAGCTCTCGGGGCTGGCCGACGGCATGGTGCAGATCGTGGAGGGGCAGGCCCAGCTCGACGAGGCGGAGGCGGGCTGGAGGCGGCTCGTGGCCGCCCAGTCCCAGCTCGACGATGCCGCCGCCCGGCTCGCAGACGGGCAGGCCGAGCTTGACGCCCAGCGCGCAAGCGCCCAGTCCCAGCTCGACGATGCCGCGCGCCAGCTCGCGGATAGCGAGGCCCAGCTTGCCGACGGCCGCTCCGAGCTTGAGGAGGGCCGCGCCACCTACGAGCGCGAGCGTGCGGACGCCCTGGCCAAGATAGCCGAGGCCCGCGGCCGCCTCTCGGACGTGGACGAGGCCACCTGGTACGTCCAGACGCGCGACGCCCTCTCCAGCTACTCCTCCGTTGAGTCCGACGCCTCCTCCATCGAGGCCATCGGCACCGTCATCCCCATCGTGTTCTTCGTGGTGGCGGTGCTCATCAGCCTCACCACCATGACGCGCATGGTGGAGGAGGAGCGCGGGCTCATCGGCCTCTACAAGGCGTTGGGCTATTCTCGCCGGCGGATCCTCTCCAAGTACGTGCTGTATGCGGGAGCGGCCTGCCTTGCGGGCGGCCTGGTGGGCAACCTCTTGGGCTTTGTGGTGCTGCCGCTCATCCTCTTCACCATCTTCCAGACCATGTACGCCCTGCCGGCCTTCCTGCTGCAGTTTGACGTGGCCTACGCCGTGGGCTCCGTGGCCCTGTTTGCCCTTGGCATCGTGGGGGCGACGGCGCTGACCTGCCGCCGGGAGCTTGCCGAGCAGCCTGCCGCCCTCATGCGCCCCAAGGCCCCCAAGGCCGGAAGCCGCATTCTGCTGGAGCGCGTGCGCCCGCTGTGGCGCCGTCTCTCCTTCCTCAACAAGGTCACGGCCAGGAACATCTTCCGCTACAAGCGGCGCTTCTTCATGACGGTCTTTGGCATCGCGGGATGCACGGCCCTTCTGGTCTGCGGCTTTGGCATCAGGGACACGGTGCTCTCACTCTCCTCCAGGCAGTACGGCCAGGAGGGCGTCAGCCGCTATGACCTCATGCTCGTGACCTCCGCGGCGGACCTTGAGGGCGTGGCACAGGACCTCGACGCGGACGCGCAGGTCCAGAGCTTCCTGCCGGTCTCCGTTGACTCCGTCACGGTGAGCCATGGGGACGCCGCCGAGTCCATGCAGGTCTACGTGGTGCCCGACGGCCTTGACCTCTCGGGTTACGTGAGCCTGACCGACGATGCCGGCAATACCATTGACCTGGCCTCCGTTGGCACCGTCATCACCAAGAACGCCGAGCAGATCCTGGGCTTCTCCATGGGCCAGGAGGTTCACGTCCAGGACTCCTCCCTTGCGGAGGCCGACGTGCCCGTGGCGGCCATCTGCCAGAACTACCTGGGCAACTCCCTCTTCATGACCGAGTCCGCCTACCGCGAGGCCTTTGGCGCGGAGCCGCAGCTCAACGGGCTTCTCGTCAGCCTGGACGGCACGGATGCCCAGAAGATCGCGCTCTCCGAGCGGCTCTCGACCGACTCCCGGACGCTCTCCGTGGTCTCCACGACAAAGCTGGTGGAGGACTTCTCCAGCGCGTTCACGCTCATCAACACCGTGGTCTACGTGGTCATCGTGCTTGCGGCGGCGCTCTCGTTCACCGTGGTGTTCACGCTCTCCAACACCAACATCTCCGAGCGCGAGCGGGAGCTCGCCACCATCAAGGTGCTGGGCTTCAAGAGGCCCGAGGTCCACCGCTACATCAACAAGGAGACGCTCATCCTCACGGGCCTGGGCGTGGCCGTGGGCCTTCCCGCGGGCTACGCGCTCACGCGCAGCCTCACGTGGATCCTCAAGATGCCCTCGCTCTACTTTGACACGCTGGTGGCCTGGCCCAGCTACGTGCTGGCGGCCGTCCTGGCCTTTGCCTTCACCCTGCTCGTCAACGCCATGACCAACCGCGCCCTTGACCGCGTCGACATGGTCGGTGCCCTCAAGTCCGCCGAATGA
- a CDS encoding IMP cyclohydrolase: MQDLTELLRNNPYPGRGIVVGKDCVYYWIMGRSANSRNRVFVPTEDGIRTEAHDPALLEDPSLIIYHPVRTMGDALVVTNGDQTDTIVSVGDFHRGCMAREFEPDEPNFTPRISAIVNADGSFEISILKHQENDRCLREFFCYEGADEGCGYFISTYQGDGNPLPTFAGEPIEVSLPAPEEVWAALNADNKVSLYANVAGKVTLFNKNLGD, translated from the coding sequence ATGCAAGACCTGACCGAGCTCCTGCGCAACAACCCCTACCCCGGCCGCGGCATTGTGGTGGGCAAGGACTGCGTCTACTACTGGATCATGGGGCGCAGCGCCAACAGCAGGAACCGCGTCTTCGTTCCCACCGAGGACGGCATCCGCACCGAGGCCCACGACCCGGCCCTCCTGGAGGACCCGAGCCTCATCATCTACCACCCCGTCCGCACCATGGGAGACGCCCTGGTGGTAACCAACGGAGACCAGACCGACACCATCGTCAGCGTCGGGGACTTCCACCGCGGCTGCATGGCCCGCGAGTTCGAGCCGGACGAGCCCAACTTCACCCCGCGCATCAGCGCCATTGTCAACGCCGACGGCAGCTTTGAGATCTCCATCCTCAAGCACCAGGAGAACGACCGCTGCCTGCGCGAGTTCTTCTGCTACGAGGGCGCCGACGAGGGCTGCGGCTACTTCATCTCCACCTACCAGGGAGACGGCAACCCGCTGCCCACCTTTGCCGGCGAGCCCATCGAGGTGAGCCTGCCCGCCCCCGAGGAGGTCTGGGCCGCCCTCAACGCCGACAACAAGGTCTCTCTCTACGCCAACGTGGCCGGCAAGGTCACCCTCTTCAACAAGAACCTCGGCGACTGA
- a CDS encoding ABC transporter ATP-binding protein has product MPYIEFADVVRAYGAGSTLVHALDGASFAVEKGELAVILGQSGAGKTTALNILGGMDRATSGRVVVGGRDVSRATEDELVMYRREDVGFVFQFYNLVPNLTALENVELAAQICPDSLDAEETLGKVGLAERLANFPAQLSGGEQQRVSIARALAKNPKLLLCDEPTGALDYQTGKQILQLLQDTCRRDGITVIIVTHNAALADMADRLIRFKSGRVTQMSVNPSPVPIAQIEW; this is encoded by the coding sequence ATGCCCTACATAGAGTTCGCAGACGTCGTGCGTGCCTACGGGGCCGGCTCGACCCTGGTCCACGCCCTGGACGGAGCGAGCTTTGCCGTGGAGAAGGGCGAGCTCGCCGTCATCCTGGGCCAGTCCGGCGCGGGCAAGACCACGGCGCTCAACATCCTGGGCGGCATGGACCGCGCCACGTCCGGCCGCGTGGTGGTGGGCGGGCGCGACGTGAGCCGCGCCACCGAGGACGAGCTGGTCATGTACAGGCGCGAGGACGTGGGCTTCGTCTTCCAGTTCTACAACCTGGTGCCCAACCTCACCGCGCTGGAGAACGTGGAACTGGCGGCCCAGATCTGCCCGGACTCCCTGGACGCGGAGGAGACGCTTGGCAAGGTGGGGCTGGCGGAGCGCCTGGCCAACTTCCCGGCGCAGCTCTCCGGCGGCGAGCAGCAGCGCGTCTCCATTGCGCGCGCCCTGGCAAAGAACCCAAAGCTTCTGCTCTGCGACGAGCCCACGGGAGCGCTTGACTACCAGACGGGCAAGCAGATCCTGCAGCTCCTGCAGGACACCTGCCGCAGGGACGGCATCACGGTCATCATCGTCACGCACAACGCGGCCCTGGCAGACATGGCCGACCGCCTCATCCGCTTCAAGAGCGGCCGCGTGACCCAGATGAGCGTGAACCCCAGCCCCGTGCCCATCGCGCAGATAGAGTGGTAG
- a CDS encoding DegV family protein yields the protein MKTRIITDSASDILEGEYENLTVLPLSITFGTVTYLDGVDLTHERFYELLVEEDELPKTGQVNPYAFGQVLDEVHAAGQEAVVITLSSKLSGTHQSAITAAAQAKGVVRVVDSLNVCVGERVLVECALRLAEKGLGAVEIADQICALRDRVCVVGLLDTLEYLRRGGRISAAAGAVGELLSIKPVIAIRSGEVALLGKARGSKNGRNLLNQQVENAGGIDFGMPVALGYAGLSDRLLRKYVADSRGLWEAGFPDGSLPVHTVGATIGTHVGPGAIALAFFRKA from the coding sequence ATGAAGACGCGCATCATCACCGACTCTGCCTCGGACATTCTGGAGGGCGAGTACGAAAACCTCACGGTGCTCCCGCTCTCCATCACGTTTGGAACCGTCACGTACCTGGACGGCGTCGACCTCACGCACGAGCGCTTCTACGAGCTGCTGGTTGAGGAGGACGAGCTTCCCAAGACGGGGCAGGTCAACCCCTATGCCTTTGGCCAGGTGCTTGACGAGGTCCACGCGGCGGGCCAGGAGGCCGTGGTGATCACGCTCTCCTCCAAGCTCTCCGGCACGCACCAGAGCGCCATCACCGCTGCCGCGCAGGCCAAGGGGGTCGTGCGCGTGGTTGACAGCCTGAACGTCTGCGTGGGCGAGCGCGTGCTGGTGGAGTGCGCCCTGCGCCTTGCCGAGAAGGGCCTGGGTGCCGTGGAGATTGCGGACCAGATCTGCGCCCTGCGTGACCGCGTCTGCGTGGTAGGGCTTCTCGATACCCTCGAGTACCTGCGGCGGGGTGGGCGCATCTCTGCAGCCGCCGGCGCGGTGGGAGAGCTTCTCTCCATCAAGCCGGTCATTGCCATCAGGTCCGGCGAGGTGGCCCTGCTGGGCAAGGCGCGCGGCTCCAAGAACGGCCGCAACCTCCTCAACCAGCAGGTGGAGAACGCGGGCGGCATTGACTTTGGCATGCCGGTGGCCCTGGGCTACGCGGGCCTCTCGGACAGGCTGCTGCGCAAGTACGTGGCCGACAGCCGCGGCCTCTGGGAGGCGGGCTTTCCCGACGGCAGCCTGCCCGTCCACACCGTGGGCGCCACCATCGGCACCCACGTGGGCCCCGGCGCCATTGCCCTGGCGTTCTTCCGCAAGGCATAG
- a CDS encoding MFS transporter — protein sequence MKKGLIALAAGTFALGFAEFVLMGIITNVAAGVGVTVPEAGGFISAYAIGVCFGTLILVFGHSIAPKRLLMAFMLLCFAGNAMAALAPSAGMLTVARFISGMPHGAFFGTATIAARAMADKGQEGRAVAVMVLGQTLANTIGVPFGTLLAGMVSWRAAFVFVAIWALCSLLLIWRLVPQIEAVADAGLAGQFRFLGKPGPWIVLGAVFLGNTGIFCWWSYVSPWLETVGGWSATMLPALLVLAGLGMIVGSQLGGRAGDRLTPGWASAIGQGIACVAMLLIYAFSGSLASSAALMVLCCCGLFFPSSPQQLAMVEVGQGGGEMIGSACVQVAFNGGNAVGAQIGQAVLNSGAAYNVPALAGAPITAGAVALLALYALRFESRYHKKAVTPHA from the coding sequence ATGAAGAAGGGCCTAATCGCGCTGGCCGCCGGCACGTTTGCCTTGGGCTTTGCGGAGTTCGTGCTCATGGGCATCATCACCAACGTCGCCGCGGGCGTGGGCGTCACAGTGCCCGAGGCCGGCGGCTTCATCTCCGCCTACGCCATTGGCGTCTGCTTTGGCACCCTCATCCTGGTGTTTGGCCACAGCATTGCCCCCAAGCGCCTGCTCATGGCCTTCATGCTGCTGTGCTTCGCGGGCAACGCCATGGCCGCGCTCGCCCCCAGCGCCGGCATGCTCACCGTGGCGCGCTTCATCTCGGGCATGCCGCACGGCGCCTTCTTTGGCACCGCCACCATCGCCGCGCGCGCCATGGCCGACAAGGGCCAGGAGGGCCGCGCCGTCGCCGTCATGGTCCTGGGCCAGACGCTGGCCAACACCATCGGCGTGCCCTTCGGAACGCTGCTGGCCGGCATGGTGAGCTGGCGCGCCGCGTTTGTCTTCGTGGCCATCTGGGCGCTCTGCTCGCTCCTGCTCATCTGGAGGCTCGTGCCGCAGATCGAGGCCGTGGCAGACGCCGGCTTGGCCGGGCAGTTCCGCTTCCTGGGCAAGCCCGGCCCCTGGATCGTGCTGGGCGCGGTCTTCCTGGGCAACACGGGAATCTTCTGCTGGTGGAGCTACGTCTCCCCCTGGCTCGAGACTGTCGGCGGCTGGAGCGCCACGATGCTGCCGGCCCTGCTGGTGCTGGCCGGCCTGGGCATGATCGTCGGCTCCCAGCTGGGCGGACGCGCCGGAGACAGGCTCACCCCGGGCTGGGCCTCCGCCATCGGCCAGGGCATTGCCTGCGTGGCCATGCTGCTCATCTACGCGTTCTCGGGCTCCCTTGCCAGCTCCGCCGCGCTCATGGTCCTGTGCTGCTGTGGCCTGTTCTTCCCGTCCAGCCCCCAGCAGCTCGCCATGGTCGAGGTGGGCCAGGGCGGTGGCGAGATGATCGGCTCCGCGTGCGTGCAGGTGGCCTTCAACGGTGGAAACGCCGTGGGCGCCCAGATTGGCCAGGCGGTCCTCAACTCCGGAGCCGCCTATAACGTGCCCGCCCTGGCAGGCGCCCCCATCACGGCTGGCGCCGTGGCGCTGCTGGCCCTCTACGCCCTGCGCTTTGAGAGCCGGTACCACAAGAAGGCCGTGACGCCCCACGCGTAG
- a CDS encoding phosphoribosylaminoimidazolecarboxamide formyltransferase, with protein MASELELKYGCNPNQKPSRIYMKDGSELPVKVLSGKPGYINFLDALNSWQLVRELKEATGLPAAASFKHVSPAGAAVGLPLSDIDRQIYFVDDEGPLTPIACAYIRARGADRMSSYGDWAALSDVCDERCALYIKHEVSDGIIAPGYTPEALAILSAKKGGKYNVVQIDPDYVCPATETKDVFGITFEQGHNFFRIDRDLLTDVVTANKDIPEPAQIDMIVSLITLKYTQSNSVCYVKDGQAIGVGAGQQSRVHCTRLAGNKADTWYLRQHPKVLGLQFVDGIRRANRDNAIDVYISDEHDDVLAEGEWQKWFAVKPEVLTCEEKAAWIATQTGVTLGSDAFFPFGDNVERAHKSGVTYIAEPGGSIRDDNVIETADKYGMAMAFTHMRLFHH; from the coding sequence ATGGCAAGCGAGCTCGAGCTCAAGTACGGATGCAACCCCAACCAGAAGCCGTCCCGCATCTACATGAAGGACGGCTCCGAGCTGCCCGTGAAGGTCCTCTCCGGCAAGCCCGGCTACATCAACTTCCTGGACGCCCTCAACTCCTGGCAGCTCGTGCGCGAGCTCAAGGAGGCCACCGGCCTTCCCGCCGCGGCGTCCTTCAAGCACGTGAGCCCCGCCGGCGCCGCCGTGGGCCTGCCCCTGTCCGACATTGACCGCCAGATCTACTTCGTCGACGACGAGGGCCCGCTCACGCCCATCGCCTGCGCCTACATCCGCGCCCGCGGCGCCGACCGCATGAGCTCCTACGGTGACTGGGCCGCTCTCTCCGACGTCTGCGACGAGCGCTGCGCCCTCTACATCAAGCACGAGGTCTCCGACGGCATCATCGCCCCTGGCTACACTCCCGAGGCGCTGGCCATTCTCTCTGCTAAGAAGGGCGGTAAGTACAACGTGGTCCAGATCGACCCGGACTACGTCTGCCCGGCCACCGAGACCAAGGACGTCTTTGGCATCACCTTCGAGCAGGGCCACAACTTCTTCCGCATTGACCGCGACCTGCTCACCGACGTGGTGACGGCCAACAAGGACATCCCCGAGCCCGCGCAGATTGACATGATCGTGAGCCTCATCACGCTCAAGTACACGCAGTCCAACTCCGTCTGCTACGTCAAGGACGGCCAGGCCATCGGCGTGGGCGCCGGCCAGCAGAGCCGCGTCCACTGCACGCGCCTTGCCGGCAACAAGGCCGACACCTGGTACCTGCGCCAGCACCCCAAGGTGCTGGGCCTGCAGTTTGTCGACGGCATCCGCCGCGCCAACAGGGACAACGCCATCGACGTCTACATCTCCGACGAGCACGATGACGTCCTGGCCGAGGGTGAGTGGCAGAAGTGGTTTGCCGTCAAGCCCGAGGTCCTCACCTGCGAGGAGAAGGCCGCCTGGATTGCCACCCAGACCGGCGTGACCCTGGGCTCCGACGCCTTCTTCCCCTTTGGCGACAACGTCGAGCGCGCCCACAAGTCCGGTGTGACCTACATTGCCGAGCCCGGCGGCTCCATCCGCGACGACAACGTCATCGAGACCGCCGACAAGTACGGCATGGCCATGGCCTTCACCCACATGAGGCTCTTCCACCACTAG
- a CDS encoding MarR family winged helix-turn-helix transcriptional regulator → MREESRFEDFVGLIGAIDKEIQRIKTAELARFGLRASDLMVVYYLEKNPEGLTGADLARLADVDRAAVSRTVTRLAADGFVEVGEESTRYRAPIRLTEKGYAAMAEVNGLISQIVRQAGGGLLDEQRRALYASLESVLGQLRVIAR, encoded by the coding sequence ATGCGGGAGGAGAGTCGTTTTGAGGACTTCGTGGGCCTCATTGGCGCCATAGACAAGGAGATCCAGCGCATCAAGACGGCGGAGCTCGCCCGCTTTGGCCTGCGCGCCTCTGACCTGATGGTCGTCTACTACCTGGAGAAGAACCCCGAGGGGCTGACGGGCGCCGACCTTGCCCGCCTGGCCGACGTGGACCGCGCCGCCGTGAGCCGTACGGTCACGCGCCTTGCCGCCGACGGCTTTGTGGAGGTAGGGGAGGAGTCCACGCGCTACCGCGCCCCCATCCGCCTCACCGAGAAGGGCTATGCGGCAATGGCCGAGGTCAACGGGCTCATCTCGCAGATTGTGCGGCAGGCGGGCGGCGGCCTCTTGGACGAGCAGCGCCGGGCGCTCTACGCCTCGCTGGAGTCCGTCCTGGGGCAGCTGAGGGTCATCGCCCGGTAA
- a CDS encoding DUF2798 domain-containing protein: protein MPKNKRESLLFTFIMCFLMVLWMSIYNVARQYGHMGADVIAAAWIGFPPAYVFAMLCDWFVASPLAKGFAFKRLVTPGKSSPRAMTLAVSTCMVFPMVIIMSLYGAFEGALHAGTLAVVPMAWLTNIPWNFIMALPWNLLVAGPIARFLFRRAFPEGTVLAQPQA from the coding sequence ATGCCCAAGAACAAGCGTGAGAGCCTTCTGTTCACCTTCATCATGTGTTTCCTCATGGTGCTTTGGATGAGCATCTACAACGTGGCGCGCCAGTATGGCCACATGGGGGCCGACGTCATTGCCGCTGCCTGGATTGGCTTCCCGCCTGCGTACGTCTTTGCCATGCTGTGCGACTGGTTTGTTGCCAGCCCGCTGGCCAAGGGCTTTGCCTTCAAGCGCCTGGTGACCCCGGGCAAGAGCAGCCCACGCGCCATGACACTTGCGGTCTCCACCTGCATGGTCTTCCCGATGGTCATCATCATGTCGCTCTATGGTGCCTTTGAGGGCGCCCTCCACGCCGGCACCCTGGCCGTCGTGCCCATGGCCTGGCTGACCAACATTCCCTGGAACTTCATCATGGCCCTGCCGTGGAACCTGCTGGTTGCCGGCCCCATCGCCCGCTTCCTGTTCCGTCGCGCCTTCCCGGAGGGGACGGTGCTCGCCCAGCCCCAGGCGTAA
- a CDS encoding ABC transporter ATP-binding protein: MTQTNPIIELRGVSFSYGEGARAALDHVSLSISEGDFVGVIGPSGAGKSTLAAVMSGAIPHHFTGQLYGATLIDGKDTCEVTLTDISRIVGSVLQDIDAQMVASVVEDEMLFGLENFGVPHDQIEERISQTLATVGISDLREREIATLSGGQKQKVAIAAILALAPRVLVLDEPTAALDPASSTLVFETLRKVNELAGITIVVIEQKVALLSKYCDRVLVMNEGALAFDGEPHEVFSHASELQSMGVDSPRVARMANSLAQRGVIAPGTAPCLNVAEAKELVADLVAGHVPTPGEKDVAAAARAGSRHVPAARPHAEGAEPVVELSGVNFSYPSGGASVNDLEMRVYPGELVGIVGQNGAGKTTLTKLLNGLLRPSSGSVRIAGMDTHDVPTSAIAARCAMLFQNPDRQICKDTVLEEVAFGLTLHGVGDQEARRRAAAAAERFGLPLDESPFSLSRGQRQMVALASVVVLDPEVVLLDEPTSGLDYRECMTVMETVREMAERGCAVIMVCHDMEVVSDFAERLVVMANGRILARGVAEEVFANEELMRAAYVEPPQVVALAAELARDVSPEFAGVSQVSGIVDLTEEMVNRD, encoded by the coding sequence ATGACCCAGACCAACCCAATCATCGAGCTCAGGGGCGTCTCGTTCTCGTACGGCGAGGGCGCCCGGGCGGCTCTTGACCACGTCTCGCTCTCCATTTCCGAGGGCGACTTCGTGGGCGTCATCGGCCCGTCGGGCGCCGGCAAGTCCACGCTTGCCGCCGTCATGAGCGGTGCCATCCCCCACCACTTCACCGGCCAGCTCTATGGCGCCACGCTCATCGACGGCAAGGACACCTGCGAGGTCACCCTGACGGACATCTCGCGCATCGTGGGCAGCGTCCTGCAGGACATCGACGCCCAGATGGTGGCCTCCGTCGTCGAGGACGAGATGCTCTTCGGGCTCGAGAACTTTGGCGTCCCGCACGACCAGATCGAGGAGCGCATCAGCCAGACGCTGGCCACCGTCGGCATCTCCGACCTGCGTGAGCGCGAGATCGCCACGCTCTCCGGCGGCCAGAAGCAGAAGGTGGCCATCGCGGCCATCCTGGCGCTGGCTCCGCGCGTCCTGGTGCTCGACGAGCCCACGGCGGCCCTGGACCCGGCCAGCTCCACGCTGGTCTTCGAGACCCTGCGCAAGGTCAACGAGCTCGCCGGCATCACCATCGTGGTCATCGAGCAGAAGGTGGCCCTTCTCAGCAAGTACTGCGACCGCGTGCTTGTCATGAACGAGGGCGCCCTCGCCTTTGACGGGGAGCCGCACGAGGTCTTCAGCCACGCCTCCGAGCTGCAATCCATGGGCGTGGACAGCCCCCGCGTGGCCCGCATGGCAAACAGCCTGGCCCAGCGCGGCGTCATTGCGCCGGGCACTGCCCCCTGCTTGAACGTCGCCGAGGCAAAGGAGCTGGTGGCGGACCTCGTCGCCGGTCACGTTCCCACCCCCGGCGAGAAGGACGTGGCGGCCGCGGCCCGCGCGGGCTCGCGCCACGTGCCCGCCGCCCGGCCGCACGCCGAGGGCGCCGAGCCCGTGGTGGAGCTCTCGGGCGTCAACTTCTCGTACCCCAGCGGCGGCGCGTCCGTCAACGACCTCGAGATGCGCGTCTACCCCGGCGAGCTCGTGGGCATCGTCGGCCAGAACGGCGCCGGCAAGACCACGCTCACCAAGCTGCTGAACGGCCTGCTGCGCCCGTCCTCCGGCTCCGTGCGCATTGCCGGCATGGACACCCACGACGTCCCCACCAGCGCCATTGCTGCGCGCTGCGCCATGCTCTTCCAGAACCCGGACCGCCAGATCTGCAAGGACACGGTGCTCGAGGAGGTGGCCTTCGGCCTCACGCTCCACGGCGTGGGCGACCAGGAGGCCCGTCGCCGAGCCGCCGCCGCGGCCGAGCGCTTTGGCCTGCCGCTGGACGAGTCGCCCTTCTCGCTGTCTCGCGGCCAGAGGCAGATGGTGGCCCTGGCCTCCGTGGTGGTGCTGGACCCCGAGGTGGTGCTGCTCGACGAACCCACCAGCGGCCTTGACTACCGCGAGTGCATGACCGTCATGGAGACCGTGCGCGAGATGGCTGAGCGCGGCTGCGCCGTTATCATGGTCTGCCACGACATGGAGGTGGTCTCGGACTTTGCCGAGCGCCTGGTGGTCATGGCCAACGGGCGCATCCTGGCCCGCGGCGTGGCCGAGGAGGTCTTTGCCAACGAGGAGCTCATGCGCGCGGCCTACGTTGAGCCGCCGCAGGTGGTTGCCCTGGCTGCCGAGCTCGCGCGGGACGTCTCGCCCGAGTTCGCCGGCGTGAGCCAGGTCTCCGGCATCGTCGACCTCACGGAGGAGATGGTCAACCGTGACTAG